One window of Alteriqipengyuania lutimaris genomic DNA carries:
- a CDS encoding HesB/IscA family protein yields MAETKIRERPAAVTLTEGAEARIAALMAKAPEDAIGVKLSTPRRGCSGLAYSVDYVSEEQGFDEKIETPGGTFYIDGASVLYLVGSVMDWVEDDFSAGFTFENPNAKGACGCGESFMV; encoded by the coding sequence ATGGCCGAAACGAAAATCCGTGAACGCCCCGCCGCCGTCACGCTGACCGAAGGTGCCGAAGCGCGCATCGCCGCGCTGATGGCCAAGGCGCCCGAGGACGCGATCGGGGTGAAGCTTTCCACGCCGCGCCGCGGCTGCTCGGGGCTGGCATACTCGGTCGACTACGTTTCCGAGGAACAGGGCTTCGACGAGAAGATCGAGACCCCGGGCGGCACGTTCTATATCGACGGCGCTTCGGTGCTCTATCTCGTCGGCAGCGTCATGGACTGGGTGGAGGACGATTTCTCCGCCGGGTTCACGTTCGAGAACCCCAACGCCAAGGGAGCATGTGGCTGCGGCGAAAGCTTCATGGTATAG
- a CDS encoding EI24 domain-containing protein — protein MTSLPASLARAFAQLADRRVLWLLLKSLIVTLLLFVAVGALLYLGLMWLVDRGLRSLLDDTLPPASAEIVATIGTLLAVVLGGWLLFRVTALAAIQFFADDVVEVVEAEYYPQALADARRIGFGESMWIGFKGAVRVVLVNIAILPLALVLLVTGVGTVVLFAVVNAWLLGRELRDMAWLRHRHDRDQKPPIGRGTRFALGLVIAGMLTIPGLNFLAPIIGAAAATHLVQGRMRDA, from the coding sequence ATGACGTCGCTGCCCGCATCCCTTGCCCGTGCCTTCGCGCAGCTGGCGGACCGCCGTGTCCTGTGGCTCCTGCTCAAATCGCTGATCGTCACGCTGCTGCTGTTCGTGGCCGTCGGCGCGCTGCTCTATCTGGGGCTGATGTGGCTGGTCGACCGCGGACTGAGATCGCTGCTCGACGACACCCTGCCGCCGGCATCCGCCGAGATCGTGGCGACGATCGGCACGCTGCTGGCGGTCGTGCTGGGCGGCTGGCTGCTGTTCCGCGTCACCGCACTCGCCGCGATCCAGTTCTTCGCCGACGATGTGGTCGAAGTGGTCGAGGCGGAATATTATCCGCAGGCGCTCGCGGATGCGCGGCGGATCGGCTTTGGCGAGAGCATGTGGATCGGCTTCAAGGGCGCGGTCCGGGTGGTGCTTGTCAACATCGCGATCCTGCCGCTGGCGCTCGTCCTGCTGGTGACCGGGGTGGGCACGGTGGTGCTGTTCGCGGTGGTCAATGCCTGGCTGCTGGGGCGCGAACTGCGCGACATGGCGTGGCTGCGCCATCGGCACGACCGTGACCAGAAGCCGCCGATCGGGCGCGGCACCCGCTTTGCGCTGGGCCTCGTCATTGCCGGGATGCTGACCATCCCCGGCCTCAATTTCCTCGCGCCGATCATCGGCGCGGCTGCTGCAACCCATCTCGTGCAAGGACGCATGCGCGATGCATAA
- a CDS encoding adenosine kinase — protein sequence MADPKYDVIAIGNAIVDVIAPVTHQFLKDEDLPAGSMRLIDAERSVDLYAKMGATKEISGGAAANTLTGATMLGLKTAFIGQVADDQLGEIYRHDLTSVGVSFETPARAYGDSEDEPPTGRCLVLVDPDGERTMNTSLGASQFLPAAAIDDDLIASTKVLFLEGYLWDPEEPRAAMRRAIEVARKAGVKIAFATCADFCVHMHGKDFRKLIDDGLIDILFVNEEEAGILEGTDPDAAFESLAKDVPVVVMTRGADGAIAARGDERAKVAPEPVDKVQDLTGAGDLFAAGFLSGYCRDASLEESLVRGAVAAGEVISHWGARPEADLKALVAKRLEA from the coding sequence ATGGCCGACCCCAAATACGACGTCATCGCCATCGGCAACGCCATCGTCGACGTGATCGCCCCCGTCACGCACCAGTTCCTCAAGGACGAGGATCTGCCCGCCGGGTCGATGCGCCTGATCGATGCGGAGCGTTCGGTCGATCTCTACGCCAAGATGGGCGCGACCAAGGAAATCTCGGGCGGCGCGGCCGCCAACACGCTGACCGGCGCGACCATGCTGGGCCTCAAGACCGCCTTCATCGGCCAGGTCGCGGACGACCAGCTGGGCGAAATCTACCGCCACGATCTCACGTCGGTGGGCGTCAGCTTCGAAACCCCCGCGCGCGCCTATGGCGACAGCGAGGACGAGCCGCCCACGGGCCGCTGTCTCGTGCTGGTCGATCCCGATGGCGAGCGTACGATGAACACCTCGCTGGGCGCATCGCAGTTCCTGCCCGCCGCCGCGATCGACGACGATCTGATCGCCAGCACCAAGGTGCTGTTCCTCGAAGGCTACCTGTGGGACCCCGAAGAGCCGCGCGCCGCGATGCGCCGGGCGATCGAGGTTGCGCGCAAGGCGGGCGTCAAGATCGCCTTCGCCACCTGCGCCGATTTCTGCGTCCACATGCACGGGAAGGATTTCCGCAAGCTGATCGACGACGGACTGATCGACATCCTGTTCGTGAACGAGGAAGAGGCCGGCATCCTCGAAGGCACCGATCCCGATGCCGCGTTCGAAAGCCTGGCGAAGGACGTGCCGGTCGTGGTGATGACCCGCGGGGCCGACGGCGCGATCGCGGCGCGCGGCGACGAACGCGCCAAGGTCGCGCCCGAGCCGGTCGACAAGGTGCAGGACCTGACCGGGGCAGGCGACCTCTTCGCCGCCGGCTTCCTCTCGGGCTATTGCCGCGATGCCAGCCTCGAAGAGAGCCTCGTGCGCGGCGCGGTGGCGGCAGGCGAGGTCATCTCGCACTGGGGCGCGCGGCCCGAGGCGGACCTGAAGGCGCTGGTGGCGAAGCGGCTGGAGGCCTGA
- a CDS encoding UrcA family protein yields MKALAFAVAITLTAGSSPTLADPGENRALVSYNDLDLGSSAGQARLDRRLDDAVKAVCRLPHSRSVRTASEAQACIAQLRTEVAQLRARIIAEAQLVQPEDKRD; encoded by the coding sequence ATGAAAGCGCTCGCATTCGCCGTTGCCATCACGCTCACCGCTGGCAGCAGTCCGACACTGGCAGACCCCGGCGAGAACCGGGCTCTCGTCAGCTATAACGACCTCGATCTGGGGAGTTCTGCGGGACAGGCACGGCTCGACCGCAGGCTCGACGATGCGGTCAAGGCCGTGTGCCGCTTGCCCCACTCACGCTCGGTCCGGACAGCTTCCGAAGCGCAGGCGTGCATCGCGCAGCTGCGGACCGAAGTGGCGCAGCTGCGGGCCCGGATCATCGCCGAGGCACAGCTGGTCCAGCCGGAGGACAAGCGCGACTGA
- a CDS encoding LysR substrate-binding domain-containing protein, which produces MRQLPPLAAVRAFEAAARHRNYTRAGEELGLTQAGVSYQIKSLEQRVGTVLFVREGRAMRLTPAGEALAQRVSQAFTTMESAFAALAKTEEQVLSIACFQTFATKILAPRLGSFQLEHPEIAVRLVVGDAFVDLEAGECDLAIRLSREEPVGLQVHRLNRLGIAPFASPGFVAAHEILQAEDPDIAEDQRISPNNVWWREWDDARCASHEMTERQPRGLEFDSQQLDAAAAISGNGVAILAPTLFHTELTDGRLVRVGTRIVRPGGYFRLLYPEVRGHSPKVRAFRQWLMREIEPCLAADPGCREDWERASRG; this is translated from the coding sequence ATGCGCCAGCTTCCTCCGCTTGCAGCCGTCAGGGCGTTCGAAGCCGCCGCGCGGCATCGCAACTACACCCGCGCCGGGGAGGAACTGGGGCTGACGCAGGCGGGCGTGAGCTACCAGATCAAGAGCCTCGAACAGCGCGTGGGCACCGTTCTGTTCGTGCGCGAAGGCCGCGCGATGCGGCTGACCCCGGCGGGCGAGGCGTTGGCGCAGCGGGTCTCGCAGGCCTTCACGACGATGGAGAGCGCCTTCGCCGCGCTCGCCAAGACCGAGGAGCAGGTGCTCTCGATCGCCTGCTTCCAGACCTTCGCGACCAAGATCCTCGCGCCGCGCCTCGGCTCCTTCCAGCTTGAGCATCCGGAAATCGCGGTGCGGCTGGTGGTGGGGGACGCGTTCGTCGATCTTGAGGCGGGCGAATGCGACCTCGCGATCAGGCTGTCGCGCGAAGAGCCGGTGGGATTGCAGGTGCATCGACTCAACCGCCTCGGCATCGCACCTTTCGCCAGCCCGGGGTTCGTCGCGGCGCACGAAATCCTGCAAGCGGAAGATCCGGACATCGCGGAAGACCAGCGCATCTCGCCCAATAATGTCTGGTGGCGCGAATGGGACGATGCGCGCTGCGCCTCGCACGAGATGACGGAGCGGCAGCCGCGCGGGCTCGAATTCGATTCACAGCAGCTCGATGCCGCCGCCGCGATCAGCGGAAACGGCGTCGCGATCCTTGCACCGACACTCTTCCACACCGAGCTGACCGATGGCCGGCTCGTCCGGGTCGGCACCCGCATCGTGCGTCCGGGCGGCTATTTCCGCCTGCTCTACCCCGAGGTCCGCGGTCATTCCCCCAAAGTGCGCGCCTTCCGCCAATGGCTGATGCGCGAGATCGAGCCGTGCCTCGCGGCTGACCCGGGGTGCCGGGAGGATTGGGAGAGAGCGAGCCGGGGGTGA
- a CDS encoding KTSC domain-containing protein: MLRATFSSSAISSASYNPVTGGLHIVFTSGRGYDFCGVPEAVWRGLCSAGSTGTFYNEVIRDHYQC; encoded by the coding sequence ATGTTACGCGCAACATTTAGTTCCTCGGCGATTTCAAGCGCGAGCTACAACCCGGTAACAGGTGGCTTGCACATCGTTTTCACAAGTGGTCGGGGCTACGACTTTTGCGGTGTCCCCGAGGCGGTATGGCGGGGATTATGTTCCGCCGGGTCGACGGGCACTTTTTACAACGAGGTCATCCGCGACCACTACCAATGCTAA
- the purD gene encoding phosphoribosylamine--glycine ligase yields MNILLVGSGGREHALAWKLAAAPSCSRLYATPGNPGIAEQADIVALDAGDHKAVIGFCHEKDIALVVIGPEAPLVAGLADDLRAEGIAVFGPSKAAAQLEGSKGFTKDLCARADIPTARYERATSLEAAWGALKHFDAPFVLKADGLAAGKGVVIAETREEAQQALSEMFDGRFGSAGSEVVIEEFMAGEEASFFALTDGEIIVPFGTAQDHKRVGEGDTGPNTGGMGAYSPAPVLSEDLIDRAMREIVAPTVRTLGSEGMPYVGVLYAGLMLTEQGPKLVEYNIRFGDPECQVLMMRFEGDLAALLMACATGKLASAGPVRFSHDTALTVVMAAEGYPGTPKKGGTIDLGSAESEDAKVFHAGTARTEDGTLVSSGGRVLNVTARGANVTQAQAAAYQAVDAITFPDGFCRRDIGWREMERERG; encoded by the coding sequence ATGAACATCCTTCTGGTCGGATCGGGTGGCCGCGAACATGCCCTCGCATGGAAGCTCGCTGCCGCACCCTCCTGTTCCAGGCTTTATGCCACGCCCGGCAACCCGGGCATCGCAGAACAGGCAGACATTGTCGCGCTCGATGCGGGCGATCACAAGGCCGTGATCGGCTTTTGCCACGAGAAGGACATCGCGCTGGTCGTGATCGGCCCCGAAGCGCCGCTGGTCGCGGGGCTGGCGGACGACCTGCGCGCCGAGGGCATCGCGGTCTTCGGCCCCTCGAAGGCCGCCGCGCAGCTCGAAGGCAGCAAAGGCTTCACCAAGGACCTGTGCGCGCGCGCCGATATCCCCACCGCGCGCTACGAACGCGCGACCTCGCTCGAGGCGGCATGGGGGGCCTTGAAGCATTTCGATGCGCCCTTCGTGCTTAAGGCCGACGGTCTGGCCGCGGGCAAGGGCGTGGTGATCGCTGAAACGCGCGAGGAGGCGCAACAGGCGCTGTCCGAAATGTTCGACGGCAGGTTCGGCTCCGCCGGGTCGGAGGTCGTGATCGAGGAGTTCATGGCGGGCGAGGAGGCGAGCTTCTTCGCACTCACCGATGGCGAGATCATCGTGCCCTTCGGCACCGCGCAGGATCACAAGCGCGTGGGTGAAGGCGATACCGGGCCCAATACCGGCGGCATGGGCGCCTACAGCCCCGCCCCGGTGCTGAGCGAGGACCTGATCGACCGCGCGATGCGCGAAATCGTCGCGCCCACCGTGCGCACGCTCGGCAGCGAGGGCATGCCTTACGTGGGCGTGCTCTACGCCGGGCTGATGCTGACCGAGCAGGGGCCGAAACTGGTCGAATACAACATCCGCTTCGGCGATCCCGAATGCCAGGTGCTGATGATGCGCTTCGAGGGCGATCTGGCCGCGCTGCTCATGGCCTGCGCGACCGGCAAGCTGGCCAGCGCCGGCCCGGTGCGCTTCTCGCACGACACCGCGCTGACCGTGGTGATGGCGGCAGAAGGTTATCCGGGCACGCCCAAGAAGGGCGGCACGATCGATCTGGGCTCGGCGGAGAGCGAGGACGCGAAGGTCTTCCACGCGGGCACTGCGCGAACGGAGGACGGCACGCTGGTTTCGAGCGGAGGCCGCGTGCTCAACGTGACCGCGCGCGGGGCCAATGTGACGCAGGCGCAGGCCGCAGCCTACCAGGCGGTCGACGCGATCACCTTCCCCGACGGCTTCTGCCGCCGCGATATCGGCTGGCGCGAAATGGAGCGGGAGCGGGGGTGA
- the xseA gene encoding exodeoxyribonuclease VII large subunit encodes MSASQFDDSDPSLLAESRPGDNSEPLSVTDLSRSLKRVVEDRFGFVRLRGELSGVKRAASGHLYCSIKDEKSVIDGVMWKSAAPRLAFRPEDGVEVIASGKITTYAGRSKYQIVIERMELAGEGALLALLEKTKARLEAEGLFTPERKKPLPFLPRTIGVVTSPTGAVIRDILHRLSDRFPSHVIVWPVVVQGETAKGQVSAAVRGFNALEHAGAVPRPDLLIVARGGGSIEDLWAFNEEEVVRAIAESEIPVISAVGHETDTTLADFAADHRAPTPTAAAERAVPVRAELASAIADLGARQMRCASRPVTLGRERLEACSQRLPRPEALLQASAQALDEATERHRRALVDRVGIGRAALDQAAARLTPATLEWRVNQAKERLANARLTPASLTARLERATERLGARVTQLRSLDPDAPLKRGYAMVFEGADALVRSAAEARAAGALSLKFADGRVAATAGDAPPAAPPAPRPKSKRKSPPPPPGQGDLF; translated from the coding sequence ATGAGCGCTTCCCAATTCGACGATTCCGATCCCTCGCTGCTAGCCGAGAGCCGCCCGGGCGACAATTCCGAGCCGCTCAGCGTCACCGATCTCTCGCGCAGCCTGAAGCGCGTGGTGGAGGACCGGTTCGGCTTCGTGCGGCTGCGCGGCGAATTGTCGGGCGTGAAGCGCGCGGCCTCGGGCCACCTCTATTGCAGCATCAAGGACGAGAAATCGGTCATCGACGGGGTGATGTGGAAGAGCGCGGCCCCGCGCCTCGCCTTCCGACCCGAGGATGGGGTGGAGGTGATCGCGAGCGGCAAGATCACCACCTATGCCGGGCGCAGCAAATACCAGATCGTGATCGAACGCATGGAGCTGGCGGGCGAGGGCGCGCTGCTCGCGCTGCTGGAGAAGACCAAGGCGCGGCTGGAGGCGGAAGGGCTCTTCACGCCCGAGCGCAAGAAGCCGCTGCCGTTCCTCCCGCGCACCATCGGCGTGGTCACCTCGCCCACCGGCGCGGTGATTCGCGATATCCTTCACCGCCTGTCGGACCGATTCCCGAGCCACGTGATCGTGTGGCCCGTGGTTGTACAGGGAGAGACCGCTAAGGGGCAGGTGAGTGCGGCTGTGCGTGGTTTCAACGCGCTTGAACACGCTGGTGCGGTGCCTCGGCCCGACCTGCTGATCGTGGCGCGCGGGGGTGGCTCGATCGAGGATTTGTGGGCCTTCAACGAGGAAGAGGTGGTCCGCGCGATCGCCGAATCGGAGATCCCGGTGATCTCCGCCGTGGGACACGAAACCGACACGACGCTGGCCGATTTCGCCGCCGACCATCGCGCGCCCACCCCTACCGCCGCTGCCGAACGCGCGGTGCCGGTGCGCGCGGAACTGGCGAGCGCGATCGCCGATCTCGGCGCACGGCAGATGCGCTGTGCCTCGCGGCCCGTCACGCTCGGTCGCGAGCGGCTGGAAGCCTGTTCGCAGCGCCTGCCGCGGCCCGAGGCGCTGCTGCAGGCTTCCGCCCAGGCGCTCGACGAGGCGACCGAGCGCCACCGCCGCGCGCTGGTCGACCGGGTCGGCATCGGACGCGCCGCGCTCGACCAGGCGGCGGCGCGGCTGACACCTGCGACGTTGGAATGGCGGGTCAATCAGGCAAAGGAGCGGCTCGCAAATGCGCGTCTGACGCCTGCCAGCCTGACGGCCCGTCTGGAGCGTGCGACCGAACGTCTCGGCGCGCGGGTCACGCAGTTGCGCTCGCTCGATCCCGACGCGCCGCTCAAGCGCGGCTATGCGATGGTGTTCGAAGGGGCCGATGCACTCGTGCGCAGCGCAGCCGAGGCGAGAGCGGCAGGCGCGCTCAGCCTGAAATTCGCCGACGGCCGTGTGGCCGCCACCGCCGGCGACGCACCGCCCGCTGCCCCGCCTGCTCCCCGCCCGAAGTCGAAGCGGAAAAGCCCTCCGCCGCCCCCGGGGCAGGGCGACCTGTTCTGA
- a CDS encoding DUF2093 domain-containing protein: MLTTSSDQPARLQFGPNSFRVLRSGRFVPCAVTGEPIPLENLRYWSAEHQEAYASCEIATRRLTGQA, encoded by the coding sequence ATGCTTACCACTTCCAGCGATCAGCCCGCGCGGCTCCAGTTCGGTCCCAACTCCTTCCGCGTGCTGCGCAGCGGGCGCTTCGTGCCCTGCGCGGTGACCGGCGAGCCGATCCCGCTCGAAAACCTGCGCTACTGGAGCGCGGAGCACCAAGAAGCCTATGCCAGCTGCGAGATCGCGACCCGCCGCCTGACCGGCCAGGCGTGA
- a CDS encoding M23 family metallopeptidase: protein MSLSFPKTAVGALAVLVLAGSCSTADSLETPSETVQPVAAPASPTPAPTASPTPTPAPAPARATFTFRGELEQGGWIRGRVPSNTRSARLGEQAIGFDEDGYFFAAFDRDQGPQAELVAVLDDGRTVSSPLTVAPRDWNLEYVNVPYRAGRSSAEFQRLREGEIAQIVAARAQETGAQGWRQDFIWPATGRISGRFGSQRVYQGKPGPYHSGLDIAQPTGTPYQAPADGVVTLVAQDPFTLEGRLLMIDHGMGLNSAFLHSATTVVREGQKVRQGQYLGTIGATGRATGPHLHWSLKWRDSRLDPLLFLGPMPD from the coding sequence GTGAGCCTCTCCTTCCCGAAAACGGCTGTCGGCGCGCTTGCCGTTCTGGTGCTGGCGGGCAGCTGCTCGACCGCCGACTCGCTCGAAACTCCGAGCGAGACGGTCCAGCCGGTCGCCGCGCCGGCCAGTCCGACGCCTGCGCCTACCGCCAGCCCCACTCCGACACCGGCTCCTGCCCCCGCTCGCGCGACCTTCACTTTTCGCGGTGAGCTGGAGCAGGGAGGCTGGATTCGCGGCCGCGTGCCGAGCAATACGCGCAGCGCGCGGCTGGGCGAGCAAGCGATCGGCTTCGACGAGGATGGCTATTTCTTCGCCGCATTCGATCGCGACCAGGGCCCGCAGGCGGAGCTGGTCGCCGTGCTCGACGATGGCCGCACGGTTTCGAGCCCGCTGACCGTCGCGCCGCGCGACTGGAATCTCGAATATGTGAATGTCCCCTACCGCGCAGGCCGCAGCAGCGCCGAATTCCAGCGGCTGCGTGAGGGCGAGATCGCGCAGATCGTCGCCGCGCGCGCGCAGGAGACCGGCGCGCAAGGGTGGCGGCAGGATTTCATCTGGCCCGCGACCGGGCGCATTTCGGGCCGCTTCGGTTCGCAGCGCGTCTATCAGGGCAAGCCAGGCCCCTATCACTCGGGGCTCGACATCGCACAGCCGACGGGAACGCCCTATCAGGCGCCCGCCGACGGGGTGGTGACGCTGGTGGCGCAGGACCCCTTCACGCTGGAGGGCAGGCTGCTGATGATCGACCACGGGATGGGGTTGAACAGCGCCTTCCTGCATTCGGCGACCACCGTGGTGCGCGAAGGCCAGAAGGTGCGGCAGGGGCAGTATCTCGGGACGATCGGCGCCACCGGACGCGCGACGGGGCCGCATCTGCACTGGAGCCTCAAGTGGCGCGATTCGCGGCTCGATCCGCTGCTGTTCCTGGGACCGATGCCGGACTGA
- the rpmB gene encoding 50S ribosomal protein L28 — MSRICELTGKGRQVGHNVSHANNKTKRVFLPNLQNVTLLSEKLDRSFKFRVSTQGLRSVEHNGGLDNWLLKTKDEKLSARALKVKRELKKAAKEAA; from the coding sequence ATGTCGCGCATCTGCGAACTGACCGGCAAGGGCCGCCAGGTCGGCCACAATGTCAGCCACGCGAACAACAAGACCAAGCGTGTGTTCCTGCCCAACCTGCAGAACGTCACGCTGCTGAGCGAGAAGCTGGACCGCAGCTTCAAGTTCCGCGTTTCGACGCAGGGTCTTCGTTCGGTCGAGCATAATGGCGGTCTCGACAACTGGTTGCTCAAGACCAAGGACGAAAAGCTTTCCGCGCGCGCCCTCAAGGTGAAGCGCGAGCTGAAGAAGGCGGCCAAGGAAGCCGCCTGA
- a CDS encoding nucleoside deaminase: protein MQAALEQARKAAEAGEVPVGAVVTRRGEVIAAAHNTPRGLADPTAHAEILALRAAARALGQERLEGCDLWVTLEPCAMCAGAIAHARIARLYYAAADPKGGAVAHGARVFEHPQCHHRPEIYSGMGEEAAAGLLRDFFGTRR from the coding sequence ATGCAGGCCGCGCTGGAACAGGCGCGCAAGGCTGCCGAGGCTGGCGAAGTTCCGGTGGGCGCGGTGGTCACGCGGCGTGGCGAGGTGATCGCCGCCGCGCATAACACCCCGCGCGGGCTCGCCGACCCGACCGCCCATGCCGAAATCCTCGCGCTGCGCGCGGCGGCCCGGGCGCTGGGGCAGGAACGGCTTGAGGGCTGCGACCTGTGGGTGACGCTGGAGCCGTGCGCGATGTGTGCCGGTGCCATCGCCCATGCGCGAATCGCGCGGCTGTATTACGCTGCTGCCGATCCCAAGGGCGGCGCTGTGGCCCACGGCGCCCGGGTCTTCGAGCATCCGCAGTGCCATCACCGGCCCGAAATCTATTCGGGCATGGGTGAGGAGGCGGCGGCTGGGTTGCTGCGCGATTTCTTCGGCACGAGGCGCTAG
- a CDS encoding ribonuclease T2 family protein — translation MRRAAGMLAWIAATLPAAAVAQSYQCDLPRNVSVPGVTRDGPTRTMPVAGYILSLSWSPEFCRTRTESPRHARQCSGRWGSFGLIVHGLWPQGARSWPQWCSARRARPTGAQLARQMCVQPSARLAMRQWAKHGSCMADRPDLYFRITRILNRSLDWPDLDRLSREDDLTAGRIREAWIAANTNWRREMISVQLNERGWLEEIRLCYGRDWLPAACERSARGASDETPAKIWRGL, via the coding sequence TTGCGGCGCGCCGCAGGGATGCTGGCGTGGATCGCCGCAACCCTGCCCGCCGCTGCCGTGGCCCAGAGCTATCAGTGCGATCTGCCGCGCAACGTGTCCGTGCCCGGCGTCACGCGCGATGGGCCGACACGGACCATGCCCGTCGCCGGCTATATCCTGTCGCTGAGCTGGAGCCCTGAATTCTGTCGCACGCGTACCGAATCGCCGCGCCACGCGCGGCAATGCTCGGGCCGCTGGGGGAGCTTCGGGCTGATCGTGCACGGGTTGTGGCCGCAGGGCGCGCGCAGCTGGCCGCAATGGTGCTCCGCACGCCGGGCCCGGCCCACGGGCGCACAGCTTGCCCGGCAGATGTGCGTCCAGCCCTCGGCCCGCCTCGCGATGCGGCAATGGGCCAAGCACGGCAGCTGCATGGCCGACCGGCCCGACCTCTATTTCCGCATCACCCGCATCCTCAACCGCAGCCTCGACTGGCCCGACCTCGACCGGCTTTCGCGCGAGGACGACCTCACCGCAGGGCGCATCCGCGAGGCATGGATCGCCGCAAACACGAACTGGCGGCGCGAGATGATCTCCGTCCAGCTCAACGAGCGCGGCTGGCTGGAAGAAATCCGGCTGTGTTACGGACGCGACTGGCTTCCGGCGGCGTGCGAGCGGTCGGCTCGCGGCGCGAGCGACGAGACACCCGCGAAAATCTGGCGTGGACTCTAG
- the nadC gene encoding carboxylating nicotinate-nucleotide diphosphorylase: MAFQIDGFDLDNFVRATLAEDLGEGLPGGGRDVTSQAVIPADAKFTGVMDSRDPISVAGLSVAAAFFRALDPDCTVELLVEEGAKAEPGTDLMRIEGNARALLTAERAALNTVQHLSGIATLVRHYVDRMDNPECTLLDTRKTLPGLRHLEKYAVRMGGGANHRMGLWDAAMIKDNHLAVAGSVGEAVRRAREAGVGEIICEVDRLDQIEPALDAGATRLLLDNMAPDMLREAVRIVAGRVPTEASGGITLETIAAKAASGVDYVSVGRLTQSAPAADIGLDFTPLD; encoded by the coding sequence ATGGCTTTCCAGATCGACGGCTTCGACCTCGACAACTTCGTGCGCGCAACCCTGGCCGAGGATCTCGGCGAAGGCCTGCCCGGAGGCGGGCGCGACGTGACCTCGCAAGCCGTCATCCCGGCGGATGCGAAGTTCACCGGCGTGATGGACAGCCGCGATCCCATCAGCGTCGCCGGGCTGTCGGTCGCAGCGGCGTTTTTCCGCGCGCTGGACCCCGACTGCACGGTCGAACTGCTGGTGGAAGAAGGCGCGAAAGCCGAGCCCGGCACCGATCTCATGCGGATCGAGGGCAACGCGCGTGCACTGCTGACGGCGGAGCGTGCCGCGCTCAATACCGTGCAACACCTCTCGGGAATCGCCACGCTGGTTCGCCACTATGTCGACCGGATGGACAATCCCGAGTGCACCCTGCTCGATACGCGCAAGACCCTGCCCGGCCTGCGTCACCTCGAAAAATACGCGGTTCGGATGGGTGGCGGGGCCAACCACCGCATGGGGCTGTGGGACGCGGCGATGATCAAGGACAACCACCTCGCGGTTGCCGGATCGGTCGGCGAAGCGGTGCGCCGCGCGCGCGAGGCGGGCGTGGGGGAGATCATCTGCGAGGTCGACCGGCTCGACCAGATCGAGCCCGCGCTCGACGCGGGCGCCACCCGGCTGCTGCTCGACAACATGGCGCCCGACATGCTGCGCGAGGCGGTAAGAATCGTCGCGGGCCGCGTCCCGACCGAGGCATCGGGCGGCATCACGCTGGAGACGATCGCGGCCAAGGCGGCCAGCGGCGTCGACTACGTATCGGTCGGGCGGCTCACGCAGAGCGCTCCGGCGGCGGATATCGGTCTCGATTTCACCCCGCTGGATTGA